The proteins below come from a single Limnobaculum xujianqingii genomic window:
- the xylA gene encoding xylose isomerase, with amino-acid sequence MTQYFDKLDQVRYEGTASNNPLAFRHYNPDELVLGKRMADHLRFAACYWHTFCWNGADMFGVGSFDRPWQSAGDAIKLAKAKADVAFEFFHKLNVPFYCFHDVDVSPEGSTIKEYLNNLALMTDVLAEKQQSTGVKLLWGTANCFTNPRYAAGAATNPDPEVFAYAATQVVSAMQATQRLGGENYVLWGGREGYETLLNTDLRQEREQLGRFMQMVVEHKHKIGFNGPLLIEPKPQEPTKHQYDYDVATVYGFLKQFGLEKEIKVNIEANHATLAGHSFHHEIASAIALGIFGSVDANRGDAQLGWDTDQFPNSVEENALIMYEIIKAGGFTTGGLNYDAKVRRQSTDKYDLFYSHIGAMDTMALALKVAAKMVQDGKLDQKVSERYAGWNGKLGQQILEGESSLESLAKYVESNNLQPQHKSGQQELLENLVNRYLFG; translated from the coding sequence ATGACTCAGTATTTCGATAAACTTGACCAGGTGCGCTACGAAGGCACCGCCAGTAACAATCCACTGGCTTTCCGCCACTACAACCCGGATGAGTTGGTTCTGGGTAAGCGTATGGCTGACCATCTGCGCTTTGCCGCCTGTTACTGGCACACCTTCTGCTGGAATGGTGCCGATATGTTTGGCGTAGGTTCATTCGATCGCCCATGGCAATCGGCGGGTGATGCCATCAAGCTGGCAAAAGCCAAAGCAGATGTTGCCTTCGAGTTTTTCCATAAGCTAAATGTACCTTTCTATTGCTTCCACGATGTGGATGTATCCCCTGAAGGCAGCACCATTAAAGAGTATCTGAATAATCTGGCGCTGATGACCGACGTACTGGCAGAAAAACAACAGTCAACCGGTGTGAAACTGTTATGGGGCACGGCGAACTGCTTTACCAACCCACGTTACGCTGCCGGTGCGGCAACTAACCCGGACCCGGAAGTATTCGCTTACGCCGCCACTCAGGTGGTCAGTGCCATGCAGGCCACCCAGCGTCTGGGCGGTGAGAACTATGTGCTGTGGGGGGGCCGTGAAGGGTATGAAACCCTGTTAAATACCGACCTGCGTCAGGAGCGCGAGCAGCTTGGGCGCTTTATGCAAATGGTGGTAGAGCATAAACATAAAATTGGTTTTAACGGCCCCCTGTTGATTGAACCAAAACCACAAGAGCCAACCAAACATCAGTATGACTACGATGTGGCAACGGTATATGGCTTCCTGAAGCAGTTTGGTCTGGAAAAAGAGATTAAGGTCAATATCGAAGCTAACCACGCTACGCTGGCAGGTCACAGCTTCCACCATGAAATCGCCTCTGCCATTGCGCTGGGTATTTTCGGCTCGGTTGATGCCAACCGTGGCGATGCTCAACTGGGTTGGGACACCGACCAGTTCCCGAACAGCGTGGAAGAAAACGCACTGATTATGTATGAAATCATCAAAGCGGGCGGTTTCACTACCGGTGGCCTGAACTACGACGCTAAAGTCCGTCGCCAGAGTACCGATAAGTACGATCTGTTCTACAGTCATATTGGCGCGATGGACACCATGGCACTGGCGCTGAAAGTTGCCGCTAAAATGGTACAAGACGGCAAACTGGACCAAAAAGTCTCCGAGCGCTACGCTGGCTGGAATGGCAAACTGGGTCAACAAATCCTGGAAGGCGAAAGTTCACTGGAATCACTGGCAAAATATGTGGAAAGCAATAACCTGCAGCCACAGCATAAGTCAGGACAGCAGGAGTTACTGGAAAATCTGGTGAACCGATATTTATTTGGATGA